Part of the Candidatus Abawacabacteria bacterium genome, AGCATTGTTTTTAGTAAACATATCCTTTATTTGCTCATTCCTGGATTGGACCCAGCGACTCAAGAATTAACGCTTGCTATCACCAGAATAATGCTAGTCTCACCTTTGTTTTTTAGCATCAGTGCGATTACTGGAGCGATCTCAAATAGCCTGAAACGTTTTGCTGCATTTGCTATTACACCAATTCTTTATAATGCTGCGATTATTTTAGCCATTTTGGTACTAACCCCAAAATATGGTATCTATGGCGTAAGTATTGGAGTAGTAGTCGGTTCTTTTCTCCATGCCATGATTCAAACCTTCTCCGCTTGGCAAGCAGGCTTCCGACCAAAGTTTTACCTTGATTGGGAAAATGGTACGTTTCGACAAATGATTAAAAGCAGTATACCCCGGTTATTAGCCTTGGCTGTAGCTAGAATCAATATTTTAGTAGATACCATGCTAGCTTCTTTATTAGTAGCCGGTAGCATTACTATTTTCAATCTGGCCCAAAATATCCAAAGTCTGCCTATGGGAGTTGTTGGCGTATCGATTGCAGTTGCTAGTTTTCCAGTATTTAGTAATTTCATTAATCAAAAAAAACACGTTGAGCTCCATGAACTAATTTGTGAGAAAACACGCAAAGTGATCTATGTTTTGTTGCCACTGACAATATTAACCATTTTACTCAGAACCGAAGGAATCAGACTTTTATTCGGCAGTGGCCGATTTAATTGGGTAGATACAGTAATTACAGCCAATACACTCGGCCTATTTGCGCTCAGTTTTATCTCGCAAAGCCTGCTTCCTATTATTACTCGCATCTTTTATGCATACAAAGATACCGTCTCTCCCTTATGGACATCATTAGTTACCATTGTCACCAATGTAGTACTTAGTATCCTTTTCATCTTTATTTTCAATCGTGAAGTAGTATCTTTAGCCTTATCCTTCACCATTGCTAGCTTTGTGCAACTCATATTATCTCTTTATCAACTCAGGAAAAAGTATCAGTTAAAGATCTTTTCCAAGCATGACAGCGCCTTTTATGCCCATACCATTACTGCATCATTGTGCTTAGCAATTGCGGCTCAGCTCATGAAAGAATTCTCAGGTACTTTTTTGGATCCTTTGGATAGTTTTCTCAAAGTGAGCACAAAAATAGCGCTAACAGTTGGTGTTAGCGCTACTATTTATCTCGTTATTCAAACTTGGTTCGGCCACAGTTTAAAATGGCTACTCAGAAAACAATAAACTTACGCAGCGACCGGATCAATATTCACATAAGTAACTAGGCGAGTGCGCCCATCAAAACGCTTTCGTTTCTTCTCTTGAAAACTAACAGTACCAGCCACTAAAGCAAAAAGAGTGAAGTCTTTACCTTGACCAACATTTTTACCAGCAAAGTAAGTATTTCCTTTTTGGCGAACAATAATACCACCAGCAAGGGTTGCTTCTCCACCAAAAAGTTTGATACCAAGACGTTTTGCCTGCGAATCACGGCCATTATAGACCGTACCACCAGCTTTTTTCGTTGCCATAAAATTGAATCATAAAATTAACCGGCGCAATTATAGCATTAGTTGCGCACAAGACAAGTGATTTCGCGACCCACAATTTGCTCAGCCCGAACATATGTAGACTGAAAAGTTTTATGCCACCCTTTATGCTCAAGAATTTGC contains:
- the rpmA gene encoding 50S ribosomal protein L27, coding for MATKKAGGTVYNGRDSQAKRLGIKLFGGEATLAGGIIVRQKGNTYFAGKNVGQGKDFTLFALVAGTVSFQEKKRKRFDGRTRLVTYVNIDPVAA
- the murJ gene encoding murein biosynthesis integral membrane protein MurJ, producing the protein MAIKSPLKNLFSLLRSGSILLAVSSLISRALGLLRDRLLTHTFGASRLDGTISELDAYYAAFQLPDLLYQIIILGTISACFIPYFSELYTEKKVDAWKLANNTMTSIMIVMTLLVIGSIVFSKHILYLLIPGLDPATQELTLAITRIMLVSPLFFSISAITGAISNSLKRFAAFAITPILYNAAIILAILVLTPKYGIYGVSIGVVVGSFLHAMIQTFSAWQAGFRPKFYLDWENGTFRQMIKSSIPRLLALAVARINILVDTMLASLLVAGSITIFNLAQNIQSLPMGVVGVSIAVASFPVFSNFINQKKHVELHELICEKTRKVIYVLLPLTILTILLRTEGIRLLFGSGRFNWVDTVITANTLGLFALSFISQSLLPIITRIFYAYKDTVSPLWTSLVTIVTNVVLSILFIFIFNREVVSLALSFTIASFVQLILSLYQLRKKYQLKIFSKHDSAFYAHTITASLCLAIAAQLMKEFSGTFLDPLDSFLKVSTKIALTVGVSATIYLVIQTWFGHSLKWLLRKQ